A single window of Anomaloglossus baeobatrachus isolate aAnoBae1 chromosome 9, aAnoBae1.hap1, whole genome shotgun sequence DNA harbors:
- the NAIF1 gene encoding nuclear apoptosis-inducing factor 1, which produces MATPAKKRKTNFSEQEVEIILEEMEKQKHILINHYNAGVPLLTKSNAWYDILKRVNAISTCHRELAEVKKKWSDLKTEVRRKMSQARATVEGEGDVGTPPVMLTPLQQRICNLLGESVILSLPTQDCPAEMPTQVSISSPGTVNLSQIPTETTYHTLEENVVEYCTTEAPSTETPVEIISPSAEVTGKPQELKNRIALNSARLLQEQRVTNLHVKEIAQHLEQQNDILQMIRRSQEVQASAQERQAQAMEGTQAALGALIQVLRPMIKDVRKVLQSRTVDPAATNEAGERGTPNGQSNSISQ; this is translated from the exons ATGGCTACGCCAGCCAAGAAAAGGAAGACGAATTTCTCAGAGCAAGAGGTGGAAATCATCCTGGAGGAAATGGAGAAGCAGAAGCACATCTTGATTAACCATTACAATGCTGGAGTGCCACTACTGACCAAATCCAACGCCTGGTATGACATCTTGAAGCGGGTGAACGCCATCAGCACGTGCCACCGCGAGCTGGCGGAGGTGAAGAAGAAGTGGTCGGACCTGAAGACCGAGGTGCGAAGAAAGATGTCGCAGGCGCGCGCCACGGTCGAGGGCGAAGGCGACGTGGGCACCCCGCCGGTGATGCTCACCCCTCTGCAACAACGGATATGCAACTTATTGGGCGAAAGCGTCATCCTCAGCTTACCCACCCAAGACTGCCCGGCCGAAATGCCCACCCAAGTGTCCATCAGCTCACCGGGCACCGTAAACCTGTCGCAAA TTCCTACAGAAACGACCTATCACACCTTAGAGGAAAACGTAGTGGAGTATTGCACCACTGAAGCTCCGAGTACGGAGACCCCGGTAGAAATCATCTCACCTTCTGCAGAAGTCACGGGAAAACCTCAAGAGCTGAAGAATCGAATTGCTCTAAACTCTGCACGGCTTTTGCAAGAACAGAGAGTGACGAACCTACACGTGAAGGAGATCGCGCAACACCTGGAGCAGCAGAACGATATCCTGCAGATGATCCGCAGATCGCAGGAAGTCCAGGCCAGTGCCCAGGAAAGGCAAGCGCAGGCCATGgaagggactcaagcagcgctgggCGCCCTCATCCAAGTGCTACGACCGATGATCAAAGATGTTCGGAAGGTCCTACAAAGCCGAACCGTTGACCCGGCGGCCACCAACGAAGCCGGTGAGCGAGGAACTCCGAATGGACAGTCGAACTCTATCAGCCAGTGA